From Carassius auratus strain Wakin chromosome 22, ASM336829v1, whole genome shotgun sequence, a single genomic window includes:
- the LOC113040564 gene encoding uncharacterized protein LOC113040564, translated as MRSASGVDGDRVSVSVMKGESVTLHTGVEMNPQDRFRWYFNDTRIAQITGNLSKICTDVQCNKGTERFRDRLKLDHQTGSLTIMNTTNTDSGLYKVHMSNSIITFSVNVTGALGVDREVSVKEGESVTLQTGVETNQEDRFRWYFNETCIAQISGDQTEICTDVQCPERFRDRLKLDHQTGSLTIMNITNTDSGEYTLQMNNGIITFSVNVTVR; from the exons ATGCGGA GTGCCTCTGGTGTTGATGGAGACAGAGTCTCAGTGTCAGTGATGAAGGGAGAatcagtcactctacacactggtgtTGAAATGAACCCACAAGACAGGTTCAGATGGTATTTCAATGACACTCGCATCGCTCAAATCACTGGAAATCTcagtaagatctgtacagatgttcagtgtaataaaggtactgagagattcagagacagactgaagctggatcatcagactggatctctgaccatcatgaacaccacAAACactgactctggactttataaagtaCATATGAGTAACAGCATCATTACATTCAGCGTTAATGTCACTG GTGCATTAGGTGTTGATAGAGAAGTGTCAGTGAAGGAGGGCGAATCAGTCACTCTACAAACTGGTGTTGAAACAAACCAAGAAGACAGATTCAGGTGGTATTTCAATGAAACTTGCATCGCTCAAATCAGTGGAGATCAGACTGAGATCTGTACAGATGTCCAGTGtcctgagagattcagagacagactgaagctggatcatcagactggatctctgaccatcatgaacatcacaaacacagactctggagaatatacacTACAGATGAACAATGGCATCATTACATTCAGCGTTAACGTCACTG tgcgATGA